One Littorina saxatilis isolate snail1 linkage group LG11, US_GU_Lsax_2.0, whole genome shotgun sequence genomic window, TCCGTCATGATCCTGGACTTGGCGTCGACCAACTTCTTGATGCCCTCATGTAGCTCAGGCGTCTCAGAGTCCAGGTGTATGTCTTCCTTGGATTCCTCTGCCTTCAAGGGTATCAATGGGATCTCCTCCTTAGTCGTCCTCACCTCTGCCCATTCCTCCTCGTCGTCGTTCTGGTTAATCACTGCAACTGCAGCGGCCATGTTTCCACGCTCATGAAACTGTTTTAACATGTTGGCGTGGTACAACTTCTTCTTCCCTCgaatgacgatcctgtagtcagTTTTCCCCACTCGTTCGTCCACCACATATGGACCCTTCCACGTCATCTCCAGCTTGTTCTGTTTGTGCGGACGCAGGAGTAGTACTTTGTCACCAACCTTGAACGTGCGGTTCCTGGTTTTCCTGtcaaagtgtttcttgtatctgACGCTCTCCTTCTCCAACTGTTCCTGCGCCAACTTGCAGGTATCCTCAATGCGGTTTCGTAGCTGGAGAACATACTGTGAGACCTCCCTAGTTTCAGCTGCATCCTCTCCACCTGTCCACAGGTCCTTCAGCACAGCCATCGGTCCGCGTACTGTCCTCCCGTATAGAAGCTCAAACGGTGAGAATCCGGTGCTTTCCTGTGGAACCTCTCGGTAGGCAAACAGCAATGCTGAAATGTATCTGTCCCAGTACTTGGGCTCCTCTGCAGCCATCTTGCGCAGCATGCTCTTCAACGTCCCGTTGAAACGCTCCACCAGCCCATTGCACTGCGCATGGTATGGGGTCGTAAACTGCCCCTTCAATCCCAGCAATCGGTAGACTTCAGCCATGCATTCTCCGGTGAATTGCGTTCCTCGGTCTGTTAAAACTTCTTTGGGGATGCCCAGCCTCGACCACATATTCCACATGGCTTCCGCCACCTGCTCTGATGTGATCCCGCGCAATGGCACTGCCTCAGGGTACCTTGTAGCAAAGTCCACCATGACGAGTATGTACCGGTGACCCGCTGCAGATGCTGGCTTGATCGGCCCAACGATGTCGATGGCCACTTTGTCAAAGGGATTGCCTGGAATCGGCATCTTCCCTAACGGAACTTTGGCCACTTTCCCTCTCGGCGTGATCTTCTGGCACCTCTCACAGGACTTGCAGTAACGCCGCACGTCGATGCACAATCCCGGCCAATAGAACGTGCTCCAAATCCTTTCctgtgttttttttagccgCCAGATGACCACTCATTGGGGTATCATGTGCACACTGCATCACCGCCGCTCGTAACTTCTGGGGCACGCAGACTTGGGTATGCTCACCTTGCGCATCAATAAACACTCTCTTCAACACTCCTTTGGTGACCTTGAATGATACATTCTTGTTCTTTCCTTGTGTCGTCTTCTGTTCCGCTGCTTCTCTTGCACGGTTCAAAGTTGCATCCTCCTTCTGCAGCTTCTTAAGCTCCTCAGCGGACACGTCGAGTCCTTCAACTTGTGTCACAGGTGTAGGTTTCGGAGTCTTCGCTTGCTCCTTAGCTTGTCCTCTCGTGACAACCAGAAGGCTCCTCTTGGGGTAGACGGGAATCTTCTCCACTACTCCATCTGCGCGGATGGCATTCTCGCCGACGAAGATGTCTGGGCCCATGTCACCGATGACGATGCATTGTACTCACAAAGGCCGAGTACATGTCGATGAGGGCTTTGGGGTAGTCACCAGAAATCTTCAACACGGCAAGCACCACCTTTTCAGTTGCTCCTGTGTAGTCCTCCGGATTGACTAACTCGGGTTTTACGCAGATGTCATCCGCTCCAGTGTCTCTCATCGCCCAACAGACCTTCCCATTGACCCGCACTTTGCAATTCCTCTCAAATGGTATCCTCTCGCATTTCTCGCAGAGTGGAGTCATCTCAGACCAAAGGTCCTCAGGTTGTTTCTCCATCGTCTGGATTGCGTCAAACCTGGCGGGACACTCCCTCTTGTAATGTCCCTGTTTGTGACACTTATGACAGGTCGGCTTCCATCCTGAAGGTCTTGTTGAGGTTTGGCTCGTGTCGGGAGATGTCCCCGATCCCTTCAGTTTCTCATCCTTGCCACCTGAGGCACGGTCTTGTCCAGATGAAGCATTATCCGGCTTCGACGATGTCTTGTCCGCCTCACTTTTGTCTCGGTTAGAGCGTTGATAGTTACGTCCACCTTGACCCTTGAAACTCGATCGTCCCTTATCGCTGGACTTGGCGCCCGAAAGACCCGGTTGGCCCATATCAATACGAGCTTCCCGACGCGCTTCCACATGCTGGAACGCGATGTCGGCCGCCTCCACAGCTGTCTGGGGTTTTTTCTCTCGTACGTGCGTCGCCAATTCCCCCGTGAGGTTGGCTAAGAACTGTTCCAGCAGAATGAGATCACAAATGGCTTCGTAGGTCCTGGCGATCTCCGATGTGCTGATCCATCGTTCGAAATATAGTCTCTGCCGCTTGACGAACTGCTTGAACGACTCATCTGACATCTTCTTCAATTCCCGGAACGTTCTTCGGTAATTATCTGGTGTCTTCCTGTATTCCTCCAATAACGTCTTCTTAATGGTCTCATATTGGCCTGCTTCCTCCGGCGTCAGTCGCAAATAAGCTTGTTGAGCCCGTCCCGTGAGCTGGTCTGCAATCCTGACGGCCCAACGGTCCTGTTTCCATCCATGAGAAACGGCGACCCGCTCAAAATTGAGCAAAAAGAAGTCGATATCCTGTGATTCGTCCCACTTCTTCAGGATAACCTTGTAGTCGTCCTTGCTCTTGTTGGATTCCACTAGCCCTCGGAGCACGGCTGTTTCCTGCTCACGTGCATCCTCCAACCTTCTTATCTCATCTCTTCTCAAGGCCTCCTGGCGATCAAACTCTCTCTGTCGGTCTTCTCTCTCTTGCCGTCGGATCTCATTTTGTCGCTCGATATCCTCCTGACGCAGTCTCTCGCGGCGATCACTTTCTCGTTCCCGCTCCTCTTTCTCCCTCAGTCGCTGCAACTCCGTCTGCACTTGCTGAGTCACATAGGTCAGCAACGCAGAACCGGACAGTCCAAACGAAGTACCATGTTCCTGGTACTTAGCCCACAGCTGGTCCTCCACGGAAGAGTCCATGGTCGCGCCTGCGACAGCCTTCTTCCTCGTCGCGTCCTTCTTCGCCCTCTCTGCGCTCTTGGACAGCTCTTGAAGAATTCTCCCTCGTCCAGAAGATGGTGTCCTCAGATCCGAAGGAGATACGACCACTCCACGCGGCGATTCCCTCTCTAATGACGTCGACATGTGCTCTTGGTCCTTGTCGGCCGGCTTCTGATAAGTCGTTCCGGAACGTAGCAACCCAGGGTCGTGGCTACACTTCCACATTCAAAACCAAACAGCACGGTTCCCGGAAAACCCAAACAAAGTCACTGTCAAAACCAAGGAATGTCCGCAACAGCGATCAGGAATAATGACAGCAATTAAACCAACAACCACCGCAACAAGGAAAAACACATTTTTATCTCAGATGGAAATTCAAAACCGGAACTGCCAAATCAGTTGTTATGGAAAATCTCAGACTAATACCTCAATACACTGCCACAGACTATAAACCCATGACACTGTATCCTTAGGTAATCCACCACTCGGTTACATATACACGAAACGATTGGTCAATGGAGTAACACTACAGAAGAAAAATGTTATTGGGGTTAAACAAACTAGACCCAAAAGAAAATCTAAACAGCTTATACTAGTACTAGTAGTGAGGTGAAAGACGCCCCCTGGAGTCCCTTCCTCTACCGGGCCCTGGCAAGAAAGGTGTGTCAGCTGGGTGTAAACTAACTCTCCAGTAGCCTACCCTAGACTCAGAGTCCCAGGCACCCTCCAACCTCCCACTCTAATACCAGttcattcacactaacacagacAACACGTCCCTAACACAAACCATGAGAAAACCTAACCAATTTCGAATCCCACCGCTGCCACCAAATTGTCACGCGCTACTCGCGTGgtacaaaataaaagaaaaagaaatgtgaGATTAAAAATGAAAGGCAAGACAAGACCGGTATAGTTTTTGAATTAAAGAGGAAGAATAAATTTATTCACATAAATACACAATACAAGACAACAagcacactctctctcaaacttaaggggttaaccaacaaaagctaattgaatcTAAAACTAAATCACTAATTCAATCACATTAACTAACTAATcaaaaattgaagccaataagtTATTAACACAATTACCGCGCTTGTTTCTCAAACCAGAACGACCAATAAATAGATAATCACAAGTGATGATCCATCGATGTGAGGTCCTGCTTGCACTAATAGTTCACCCAAAATCACACAACACCTCATTAGCTTGACACAAACATCAATTCACCACAAAATATCTCTGGGCACACTCAAAAATCCAAGAACCCTTTTGTCTAGGTTAATTTTCAATACATGAGGGGGTGTTGTCAACATTCAAACGCAGTGATCACCCAATGTCTCTGTGATTTCAATTCATTAACAGAACGTTTGATCCCACGGTTCATCAATGTCACAAATCAATCATGATAATGCACAGTCTCTGGTACAGTCGCGCATGAATATTAACCCGGTGAACATTCACGGAAATTATGCAATAAAGGGTTACTGTGGTTCGACGGAGAATGCTATCGGCGGAACATAAACACGCTATCAAGCGGAGAACAACGGACTGTTCGTGTAGAGGGGGAACACCGTATTGTTCATGTAATCCCCAAAAAGTCAATGTTCCCAAAACTCAATGAAAACGATACCACTTCTCCTCCTGAACACTGCATCCCAGGGTTGCAGGGAACCGGGTAACCCCAGCCAGGGACTGGCTAGGTACgcacatcatcatcaccacccaGCAGAACGGCAGGCACCAGGGTAGTAGGTACCAGGATAAGTAGGTAGGTAGATAGGCAGATAGGCAGGTAGGCAGGTTCTGCGCAACATAATAACTTATGTTCAAGTCTAACTATCTTA contains:
- the LOC138980654 gene encoding GRB10-interacting GYF protein 2-like; this encodes MWKCSHDPGLLRSGTTYQKPADKDQEHMSTSLERESPRGVVVSPSDLRTPSSGRGRILQELSKSAERAKKDATRKKAVAGATMDSSVEDQLWAKYQEHGTSFGLSGSALLTYVTQQVQTELQRLREKEERERESDRRERLRQEDIERQNEIRRQEREDRQREFDRQEALRRDEIRRLEDAREQETAVLRGLVESNKSKDDYKVILKKWDESQDIDFFLLNFERVAVSHGWKQDRWAVRIADQLTGRAQQAYLRLTPEEAGQYETIKKTLLEEYRKTPDNYRRTFRELKKMSDESFKQFVKRQRLYFERWISTSEIARTYEAICDLILLEQFLANLTGELATHVREKKPQTAVEAADIAFQHVEARREARIDMGQPGLSGAKSSDKGRSSFKGQGGRNYQRSNRDKSEADKTSSKPDNASSGQDRASGGKDEKLKGSGTSPDTSQTSTRPSGWKPTCHKCHKQGHYKRECPARFDAIQTMEKQPEDLWSEMTPLCEKCERIPFERNCKVRVNGKVCWAMRDTGADDICVKPELVNPEDYTGATEKVVLAVLKISGDYPKALIDMYSAFVSTMHRHR